Sequence from the Argentina anserina chromosome 7, drPotAnse1.1, whole genome shotgun sequence genome:
CCCAGTTCCAAACAGGAATATATCTTGATTAATATGGTTCAGCTTAATAATGCTACAATTGGAAGTATTAGACGTACACATAATAAAATTAGGAGGAACTTTCTCAAGTTGGGGGTCAATGACGAAAGGAAAGAAAGCTATTTAAACCTCCATATTGTTCTtaccaaaaacaatatatacaCATAGAACATTGTTTCCCATTCAAATGTGACCTACTCGGTTCATGTTGAAAAATTATAACCCATCGTAGATTATAAAAAAGCAACAAAGTCAACTTTGTCATTTTTTCATTCCTCAATACATTGCATAGAAGTAGAAAAGTGTAGACCAATCAATTACATCCAATCACATACGGGTTGAGTAACTGAACAATTTCAAACCAAGGGCCAATTAAATTTAGAGCGCCGATAGTATTTGATCATactaaacaaactcaaattgAAACCTTCCTATCACTCTACCGATGCAAAAGTCAAAACCAAAGAAGGCACACAATTTCCCTCATCATTATCATTGATACTGAATAGATCATTTGTCTCAATAATAACTAATAACTAATAACTAATAACATCAATCTAAAACCCACAACCCAGAACCATGTTCACCTACATCTATGAAGATGCAACTATAAGATGTGTTGAgcttttatttcatttgcaAGAAATGAAGAGCAAAGCTATTGTAATTTTAAAAAGCTAAACACACTAATTATAAGTGtaattgaaacacataataaaacagtaaaacaaaacaatcaaattattGTCATTTGTTGTAATGACTACTCTATCCTGATCAAAATGTTGCCAAGGCACAGTCGAATTCGGAAGCACTATGCAAAGGTATAAACTCTCACTATTGAGCAGCTTATATCAAATAACTAAACTACACCTAAAAGTCTAATGACTTAAGATCAATTGTAAAGAACACACCTAGAATGTCAATATAGAAAGTTTGAATCGTAGTACTTAGTTAATCAATCTTACAGTTGAACCAGAAAACCgtataagaatatagaaatctTCAATTGATGAGAAGAAACgaaaaaactaaaacattAATCCAAACCCCGCCCCAACTAAAGACAGAAcgaatggggggggggggcaagCGAGGGTCACTGCCCCCACTCAtatttcatgttttttttcttaagcTAACCTAAGAAGCCCAAAAACTCAGTAGTCTTTTACTCCAACACCCTCACTGACGATTCTAAATCTCTAACTCCAACTTTCccattttaaataataaaataaagtcTATAAGGGAAAAGCTAAAAGTCTCTCTTCCATAATTAGATGATCACAGATGAAATGTCCAACccctttctcttctccacTCTTGTTCAATCCCTAAACCCAATTCCCAAACACCAACTCCTAAATCGTTCTACTTCTCTTCTCCTATTTTAAATCAAGTTTATTCAATCCTCAATCTCTCCTATTATATGTGCAAACGCAGTTCCATCCATCAGCAATAAGGCTTTCTTCATATCTTACCATACTAGTTGTTAACTTGTGATATTTGattcctctcttctcttctgaTTTTAGTTAATTTGTTCCATCTTTACTATGCGATTATTGTTATGAAAATCCTTTTTCTCACCTTTTGCTTACACTGATCATAATTGAATTCTTTCCAGTTGGGTCGGTGTACAAGAATATAGAATTGACCAACACATAGTAAGGCCCAATTTGGCACAGCTGTAATGTGGGCAAATTGATTTTGAAGCTGCTGTGAGCAAAATTGCTTTTAAAACTGTTACGAGAGGAAACAATTGAGGTGTGTGGGAAACTGTTTTGAAAATTGTTGTGAGACCGAAAACAATTTTGAGTGTTTAGTTagagtgttataattattaaaataaacatacgttgtttcttcttttggaTTCTTAATTCCAGGGGACCAGGGGTGAACAAAGACAACCTATGAACTGCCAAATCCTCCTTATCTTCCTTCCTCACAAGTGTGACAGAAAACGTAGGGTATGCCGTGAATGGCACAACTGCTCTTCCATCATTCCTCATTTGGTATCCCATTTTTGGTTTCATTTCTCTGCCATGATTGATAACCTCATTAGATATTTATTATCAAATTCTCTAGTTAAAGAAACAAAGTTCAATCATACATTTATATTCACCTCAGATTCaatttttagaaccttgattTCGATCACAAGGGAAATCACTAGTTGGATTATGAGAATTATCAACAAAGGCAGCAACCACACAAACTCTCGAACCACACCAATAAAAGTAGTAATCAGATAATCTAAAGTAAACAAAGCACAACCTTTATCTCAaactctaacatcaacaagcTACATAACAATAGTAACGTCAATTTCTTTACCAACTCCACTATCACAGTCCCACTAGTTAACTCACAAGCAAAAACTCAATCATACCTTCACATAAGCATTGCTTTCATCCTTCACCTCAACTAGCACAACCCAAGTACTATACTCATAATACCAATCCATGCTCATATTACAAGTCATATCAGAAGCAATAATAGCAACCCCATCATCCCCCAGCTTAATATAATACTCACCCACATCAATCTCTTAGATTGTGATATTTGAAACCACCATTTCAACACTCCCCAGAAATGGGAACCTCACAGTTTTCTCACAGATTCCTTCAAAATCAAGACCCTTTTTGAGATATCACTATGGAGGTAAAAAGCTTCATTTTTGGCTTCTACTTGGAGTTGGGTCTGCGTTGGAATCAAAAATGAAGTGAGAAGAAGCATGAACATTATTTGCGGTTCCATTAACATCGGTTTAtgggcaagaaaagaaaagaaaaattggtTTTATGGCACATGAAATAGTTGAAGTTCAAAGTTCATATGAGACCCAAATAGATATATAGAAGATTCGATAAGAGGCTTATACACCAAAATCACCAAACCACTCTCTCCTCCATGAAATCATGTCTCTGAAAATAGATGAGGGAAAAAAAGTTTATAATCATTAAAGACTCTCCGTTTTTTTGTAGATGGTTCCCGCAAAAGCAGCCTCAAAGCAACCCGAAGGCTGCTTTTCCAAAACGTGCGGTTGGGAGAATTAATTCCCCTAAAATCAATTTTCTTAGTTTTACCAAATACCTAATTTCAGACCCCAAAGCGCTTTTGCTCACAAAAGCAGCTCCCATAGCCACACCAAACTGGGTCTAAGACTATTGAGGCAACCTCTATTTTTATAAACCTTTTCAAAGTCATTGCTCTCTTGGGAGGTGTTGAATTGAAAACTCTTAATGGATTTTCGAATACAAGTACTTTCCTATGTTTAGTGTTGCAATCTTTGTAAAGATATTCATGAATATGCATACCAACCCTTCGTATCCTTTTGGAAATATGCTCATTGGCTTAATTTTGCAGTAGATTGATGGAAAGATTTTATAAACGAACATCACGATTTTATAAGGGAAGTATCATCTATTCTTGTTCAGAATGAAAGAGCAAAACAAAGCAGAATATAGATTAATTTGAAGGAGCTTCCTTCTTATCCTTGATTAAGagtcaaaatttcaaattatcaTCCTGATCTTAGGGATCAGATTCGAAGAGAGTACTTGTTAAGAGGTCCCTGTTAGCCCAAAAATCATGAGATTGTGAAAACACAATGTGGAGCAGGAAAACAAAGCTTCTACAGAAAGTGGTTTAATGAATTTCCAAGGATACTGCATTTTGCTTGTGCTTTTATCTGttcaaaataaatattggTGACCAAGGAAGAGGTGATTGTTTTACTAGTGTTGGCTTCCGAAACtataagaaaaagagagagaatgcATGATCATGTAGGGAAGACACACAACAGTGGCCACAATCAAGCAGTGAGAAAATGTGAAGATTTAATGAATGAAAAACAACATATTTGGAACATTGTCGATAAGAATGTACGTCTATCTTGAGCTGATTATCGAATTCGTCTAGAAACATCACTTAATTGCATTCGCTTTCTCCTAAAACAAGACCTTGCCTTTCGTGGTCACAACGAGTCAGAGAATTCAAGCAATCTAGATAACTTCCTTGAACTTTTGCAATTTCTTACTAATCATAATGTTGAAGTTAGAGCAGTTGTATTAAAGAATACTCTTGAGAATCTAAATTAACATTACCTAAAATTCAAAAGGAGATAGTGAATGTTGCAGCTGCTGAAACCATAAATGTTATTGTTAGAGATATGGACAATGCATTTTTCTCTATCCTAGCTGATGAATCCAGGGATGTTTCTGTAAAGGAAGAAATATCTATTGTTTTTTATTATGTGGATAAAAATGGTTGTGTGATTGAATCTTTCATAGGCATTGAACATGTACAGAATACCACTGTTGTATCACTTAAGAAAGTCATAGATGCATTGCTTTCTAAACATGGATTAAGCACCTCTATGCTACGGGGCAGAGGTTATGATGGCGCGAGTAATATGTATGGTAAATTTAATGGGCTTAAGACACTAATTTTGAAGGAGAACTCAAGTGCCTTTTATGTTCATTGTTTCGCACATCAGCTTCAATTGGCTCTTGTTGGTGTAGTTAAAAAACATCATATTATTGGTCCATCTAGTGTTGTAAGCATTTTGGGGGCGTCTTCTAAACATCGAGACATTCTTCGAGCAAAGCAATCTCTCAAAGTCATTGAAGCACTGAAAGTTGGGGAAGTTACAAGTGGAAAATGACTCAATCAAGAAACTGAAATTAAGCGTTCATGTGATACACTTTGGAGCTCACATTATGGTACTCTTAAAAACTTTAATGTCATGTTCTCTTCTATCATTGATGTGTTAGATGAAATTGGATATGATAAAGGGAGTTTTGAGCATAAGCATGAGGCATATATCTCTTTACAATTGGTGCAATCATTTAATTTTGTATTTAGTTTGCATTTGATGAGAATAATACTTGGAATCACTCATTAGTTGTCTCAAGCTCTAcaaaaagatgattagaacataATCAATGCTATGGATTTAGTGAAAGTGTGCAAGAGAAAATTGCAAGTTATGAGGGAGAGTGGATGGGTTTCTTTATTGGAGGAAGTTGTCATgttttgtgaaaaaaaaacatcagtGTTCCAAACATGAATTATCAGTATGTATGTCCATTTAAATCAAGGCGTAGAGCTCAAGAAATGACGAATATGCATTACTatcactttgattttttttgtgtaGTGATTGATTTCCAACTTCAAGAGCTAAATAGCCAATTTAATGATGCTAGTACTGAACTTCTCTATTGTTTGACATGTCTCAGTCCTAATGATTCATTTACAACCTATGATAAGCAAAACCTATTGCGTCTTGCTGAGCTTTATTCTCAAGATTTTTCTACATTAGAGTTGTTGTTGCTAGAGAGTCAATTAGAGACATATATTGATAATATGCGATCTAATGACAAGTTTCAAGAATCGCAAGGCATTGCTGGTCTTGCAAAGAAATTAGTTGAGATAAGAAAGCATAAAACATATCTTTATGTTTATTTGCTGATCACTTTGGCACTTGTACTTCATGTTGCTACAACTTCTGTTGAAAGAGCTTTTTCAGCCATGAATATTATAAAGAATCGAGTACGCAATCGGATGGGAGACCACTGGATGAATGACAACTTAGTTGTATATCTTGAGAAAGACGTATTTAGTTCCAATGACAATGAGTCCATTATTCAACGCTTTAAAAGATGGCACCTCGTAGAGGACAATATTAGAGATGGAAGTACTATGCTTTTCTTCCTAATATGTTCTCTATTTTTGCTCCTTGCTAACtctcttttatatttttgtgcTATTGAACATTGTTTTTCCAAGTTAAAGAGTTGAGCAAAGAAGTAATTAATTAGTTGTTGTATGAcatatattttgattaatgATTATACATTAATGTTAAGCCTCTTAATTATGGATTTAAAAGTCCATGTtttgttcttcattttcttaattacATTAGTCGTacttctctgttttttttttgtacaatTGTTGTTTGTGGAAATATATCTATATTTGAGTCAATGAAATTTTGCCCCCATTGAAATACATGGCTGGTTCCGCCACTGCCCCCAATAACAACGTTCAATTGCATTAATAAAAACCAAATGATTAAGCTCCCCATGGCGAAATTTAAGTGAAGGGTATCTACACCCTGGATAACAAAGTAGATTGTGAGAATGAAATTGAAGCTTTACCTTTCAAAACATGATGGGAGAGGAAGTTGGGAGCAGAGGCTTTGGCGGATTACAGCAGTGATTTGGAATTACCACAGCGATTCGGATTGCACCAATGGCGTGAACACTTTTGGGATTTGAAAGTTGTAGGTTTTTTGAGACCGAGGGTTCAAGATTGAACACTCACGTAGACTTTTTGGTTTCTTAAAAGTTTTTGAGTCTTCATTGACAGGATTTTTAGCTTCCGAATACCCGTAAAAAAACATGATTTGGAGACAGCGCGGTGAACTTTTGGGGATTGAAGATTATGGGTTGTGGAGACAGAAGATTGAAGATTGAAAACTTAGGTACAAGTCAGCTTAATTGGTTTCTGAATGAGTTTGGGGGTGAAGAGATAAAGTGATGGGGTTTTTTGGCCTCATAGTTGACGATGAAGCGGTGGAAATTGTAAGACTAATGGAGGAACATAGAGAGAATACAATCCATTTTCATGTCCAAAAAATTCAGTTTTCTATGAAAGAGGTGGCAGCGTAAATTGTCCGAAAAACTTGGATAGTCTCAATGGGCTTGTGAACAGTACCTCAAGGTGAATAGTAAGTAACAAATGATATATAGTAAAGTAGGCGATCTTTCTCTATACTTGTCATTTAGGGCGTGTGCATGATGACATAACAGAGGGATTGAATCTGCatcatagttttttttttttttttgctgagAAGAACCATAGATTGATGTTTTGCCACACTCAATATCGTCAGAACCACTAGTGTTGTTTATAACTTTGACTAAATTTGCTTCAACACATTGGCTCCCGATATATCAAATTTCATGAGTATTCAAAGTTGATTGCTGAATGCAACCACatacacaaaataatacaTTCAACTGGCTTTATAATAATCGTGACATTGAGCCAGTTCAATCATTCATCATTTCGTTACATAGAAATTGGTTCTCAACCGAAAACCAATATTTTGACTTTATCAAAATATCACACGGAATCAGATTCCTTAGGTTCACTATGTCTTACGAATGGAACGAGTTCACCAGCAGCAGAAGCCTCCTCTTCAACACAAACATCATCTCTAACCCTAAAACCCGCATGCACCAAAATTACCGGAGTCACACAAGCCAAAGTCAGAAATAGATGTTTTGCCGCTTCTGTGACTATGAGCTCAACCATGGTCGCAATTACCAGCAACACCAGAATCAGTCTCCTATCGATGATCTTGTATTGCAGGACAACAGAATCAGCTGGTACTAACCTCATCACCGCAAGCAGCGAGCATGTCAGAGCCGTCATCGCTATCAGAAAGATCAAGGAGAGCTTACGCTGCGGGACGAGGGTTATGAAGAGTATGATCCATATGAAAAGTATGTAGTACAATCTGTAGTAACTCAAGTTTCTGAAGATTCGGGAGGCTGGGGACTTGGGGATGTTGAAGGGAAATAAGAGGGTGAATTCGATTTTCATTCTTGGTGTTGAGTCTTTTAGTTCGTGAGGATGTGCTGTTGGGAGAGGTGGGGATGTTGAGATGGTGGTGGATGGCCTTTGCACGGGGCCATGGTTAGCCATTTTGGTGTCTTGACTTGCAAAAGCTATGGAGAGTTGGAGATTTGATTGTGTTTTCAGGTATATGTATCATGTTGAAATTGCTGAATTATATAACAACAATGAGATATGCCTCGAGGAAGAAGATCGAGAAGATCAGTGTCATGTATGACTCACTGTTGGAGCCAATGGACGACTCGCAAGTCTCGCATCTTGACATTTCTTTGATGGTAAATTTTGACCAAAATAATAACATAAAAGGGAAAAAATTGATTAAACTTGCAAATTTTGCAATAGCCCTCTTGTGAAACATAGACCAAATTAACAATTGAGAAAGAATATCACATGTTACAGTAACATTATATTAATTAGAATGTGTCTCAAACATTACACAAGATTGACAAGAAGCATTTGAAACATTGAGTTGAAGGATCGGTGACCTCTAACTTGAGTGAAGAGTTACACCATTTGCCCTTATCCCACGTCCGACACTCGGACTATAGATCGAGTAACCACAttaattaatttgagagttgcgACATCTCTCTGACCAATTCCGAAATGGAAAATCAAGTTCGGAGGCGACTTTATTTTTATGAATCTTGACCTCCATATTGAAGTTTCCTCGTAATGAAGAGATTGAAGATGGACGACTTCAATCATGTATAGCTACAATCTTCCCCTATCTCGTTCAATGATAAACACTCTTGAGTTTcggaaacaaaaaacaaaaaagaataatGACTCTACAAGGCAAAATCCAACCCATAGGGCAGCTTGAGTATAGGTCCTGTTGTTGTTTGGTTATTTTATGTTATTCGTTATTAATAAAACTGATGTTTCTTTCATTACAAAACTATCTTAATTTCGACTTCATTCATAACTAAATGTAATCTTAATTTAAACTAACATTTTCGCACGTGCCAAGACACATACGAAATGACGTGGTTAGTGTTTTACTGCTTATAAACTAACTTCTTTTACTGTTGTTTGAATATGTGCACCACatgttatatttatattttttgagagaatttggaaaagaaagtggtttcattattttaacattACTTTCTTACCTACTATTTAAATATAATCAATTTAAAGTTATATATAGGAAACATGTGTTTGACGGTTACCTATGACAAATTGATTTAATATATAGAGATGTTGTGTCAGTGACATATTTAAACTCCACACACAATGAATACTAGCATTTACTCATGAATATTTTCACGGAAGTTAAATTGATCATAACTTCACACTACCCACTACCCATATCACTTTTCCataattatctcttaattgtatttatttattttgcttTTTATCTTATAGTctttatgtttatttatgagAAAATAATGATGGAATGGTAAATTTATCAGTTCATAATTTGGTGGTACTTTCCTACTTGCTTTATAATAGTATCGATATAATTTTTGTAATAGTCAATAATCTAATATTCAGCTCTGCAGAGAACTAGAGGAGTGATAATAGAGGGGTTACCCGGTCCTTATTTTAGACTTACTAGGCAGTATGTTTCTTCCATTAATTAGTAGATTACCCAAATTAAGTTTTGGTTTTGCCTTATTCCCTTCCCTAAGTTTTGTACTCTCATCTTCTGTTTTTAGAAAATCTAAATCAACGTTTCTCCCCATTTTATTTTGGGGTCAATCCTGCTTGGCAATCCAAATCCCTTCCCTCGGAGCCTCATCTTTTGTGTCGTAACTAGCTAGGGAATTGAAATCGTAACTGTTTTCACTTGTATAAATATGTAATTCCCTTGAGTTTATAGGTAGAAGCCCCCTCCATTTCATCCATTTGAGCTGCACTTCTGCCTCATAGATAAGGTACATTGCTGAAGAACAATGTCGTTCAGAATGCCGGCATCGATGAGGAAATTAGCCATCATATGCATCTCTTCAATACTATTAGTATCAACGGTGGCCGCCCTGACCTTTGATGTTGGTGACCAAAACATAAAACGCCCAAGTCACCTTGCAGATGACAGTCTTCCCATTGATGGTGACACAAACACCCGAGGCTCAGGCCGTCGCCTCCTCACAGATGAGGACGTACCTATTGACGGTCACGAAGATCGATCAGAACTACCTGAAATAAATGCTGATTTTAACACAAATGCTGATTTTAACATTCCAGGTCAAAAGGCTCACCGCAATGCGGATGGCAGCCAACCTATTTTTAACCAGGATGATGATTACCAAGAAATTCCCTAATCGTTTGATCATGCAAACACCCCAGGCCAAAGTTGCTGCCTCCATAGAGGCCGATCTCAGTGTACAAGTATAGAGGTTAAGCGTTCTTCTCCTCCAACTTTTGTACAAAGAAATTCTCACAACTATGGGATTCATAGACAAATGtatccaaaaaaagaaagaaaagaagttagCTAAGTTCAAGAGTTTCACAGATCAGGaacattaaaaaataatctaCACTACAGGTAAATGGCTAAACTATTTATCAGGATAATTTTAGCAAGTCAAATCAATGAGCATTAGTAACATGGATCCCAAAGCATTTTAAGAAATGCATTCATTAATAAAGGGATTGTTGTCCACTGGTTTTCTTAATAGTCATGGTATTTTACAAAAAGCAAAAGGATAATCTTTCATCATAGTAAATATTTAGGATATTCATCATCACTGCATAAAAAAGTCAGGAGCAGCCTGGCCAAATTTTGTCAAGGACATGGCTGTGTTTTACATTTCCATGAATATATACTTTAGGCTCTTTTACCTGAAACAAGTATGGAGTAGTTAATATAGTGACTTAAATAAATCGATATATGCccacatttaattataaaaaataaaaataaaaacagaacCCCTACCAGTAAAATTGGTGGGAACCCAATTTGACGACGAACACGTGAAAACCCATTTACAGAGGATAGACACTTGAATCCATTGATTGCAGGATGCTCACTGTTATatatggaaaaagaaaaagaatcaaaCATCCAACACAAAAAGTAAAAGACCGTATTTTGTAAACCGGAACATCTAACTTGCACTATTGAAGAAACTTTTGGATTTTTGGAATGTAGGTATGCATCCATTGATAGGACATAAGCACTACAATATTCACAAGGACAACGCATCTGTGCCTACATCGTAGCTCATTGACTTACTGGTTCCCACATTTTAACTAACAGAATGCATTCTAAAGATTCTGTCCTGGCAACAAGTACAGGCATGAATTCAATAATTACATGTGGATCCTTAATGTGCAGTATATGTGACGTTTTTCGTCCAACTACTTTGCTAGTATTTGATTATACTAAAgtcaaaacaaaaactcacTTGATAAGATATTTGAAATTTCTCTGGCATAATTCTTCCTTCGGAATTCCTTCCTCTTTCGAATATCTGCCAACAAGATAGATATCAGATCACTAGTTTGTATTCCAAAATTCTTGTTTCCCAAATAGCAAACACAGCAGTAATAGAATTTATACCATAATCATAAATTAAACCTAAATTAAATCAAGTACAATCAGGCAAACCTCCATGGAAAATCATGTTCACAAAAGCGGGATATTCCATTCATGGCTGAGTACGTATCAATATGGACCCAGATTTCTTCTGTTCTGTTCCCAGAATGACCTGTTAGATTTCACATCATCAGATTATAGCCAAAACTGCATAATTCCACATTTATAAGGTAAATTTAAGAATACAAGTCAGTGTTACTTATAAAGAGATACCAACAATAAAGTTATAAGTTAGTAAACAAGTTCCATTAGCTCTAGAactcaagaaagaaaagtgaaTACAAAAATACTTGCATTGCACATAAATAATCTAAGCCTGTACTTTGAGTAATTTCAGGTGTGCATTAGGgcttggaaaaaaaaaagcattttCAGCAAACTTAAACCCAAAGCAAGGACCAAGCTTGTGAAAGCCTTTCAAATGGGGAAACAAGTAGCAAAGTGCTCAGTGAGTAAAATCCTAACTAAAATTGGATGATACCCAACAAATACAGAAAGTAAAACAAACGGCAGAATGTGACATATTATTTCAGGATGAACCAGCAATGAAGGAAACATTATATTCATTTTGTTCAATACAAGTGCAACAAAATGACTTCGGTAATAGCAGAAAGTCCccagaaataaataaacagtGGCGATAAAAAAATTGGTCTGTGCACGTGCAAAAAAATGACTTGTATAAAAGGCAAATGTACCAAACAGAAAAAAACAAGCAGCCTCACCAATCTTATGCAAATGTTTTAAAGCATGACCACTGGGATAATTCTCATTGGATGCCatgaaagttatggccgtgcACCCTAGACTACAAAGCATAAGATCAGTAAAGGAGGTGATTATATATTGTTCCCCATCAAAAAGAATAGTTGAAGATCTAACCTGATGAACATTAATCCGAGCATAATTAAATAGAGAAACTTCCAGAATGTCTTTTTTCTATTGTTGTAGCTGTAGTGAGGAAACACAAGAATTCATTTCTATTAGTATTTGAACCTGTAACAATAACAATAATtaccaagaaaaaaaagactGTTGTGGGATACATGCAACTTGACAACCTTGCTAACAGAGTTTATATCCTAATATTTATCTCTTTTGAACTACTACAATTTCCAGGACAAAAGGTGAGATGATGTGCTATGACTAAATAGGTTGAAATACATCAGTCAAACAACCTCTGGAACGAGTAATTGAGGAATAAAGGGAAAAATTACTTTAGATCATAtttgaagatgaaatttaaaCAAATAATCTAGCTAAGAACCAATGTAAGTAGAGACAACATACATTCTAGTAGCTGCGATTGCAGCAGATAAGTTGAAGATTGGAATTGAACTAATGATAAAGCGGAGCTCCTGCATCATGAAATTATAGTCAATTCCATAAATAAGCAGGATTAAGTCCACTGAACTCCCAAATGAAAGCATTTTACCTTATGGGGCAGCTTAGAGTATAGTAAAATAAAGGAAAAGACTGGAATAGTGAACGGCAAAACCCTTCTGTCAAGTACGATCCCTAGCTGCAGGAAGATTGTGTTTCGAGTTAGAAAAATGGGGGTTTATGGGTTGCAGGAAAGTAAAATAAACCATATGCTGAACAAGTTGAGAACATTGAAACCATAATTCCGATTTCTCTGTCTATTGGTTTTCCCCCACCAATTATTCTACATTCTTGCAtcaatgaagaaaaagaaagcacTTCAATCAACTAACAAAAATAAAGCAATGATCCAAGTCAAAAGTTCATATTTCACCCTTCGAAAggattttttttcctgaaagaaaaaatagccTGCAATCTATACCTTACCAAAAGTAGTTCGCATTCTGACATAGAAATAATTCTAAGCAATTTACTATATatctattttaattattttaatatgcCCACCCCATACTCAGAAACAAAAGTACAAAGACCTAAATTCAGTGCATATAGATGTACCCCATCATGTTATGTAACCCatcaattttataaattagTAAACATTCTAAGCGGAGGCACAAACTAGTGGCAACCATCATAATGAAAGAGAACATTTAGATAATAGTATATCTTTCTTCAAGAGCCAGACTCACCAGGAAAAGAGGGTATGCAGCAAGCAATGAGCGAGGA
This genomic interval carries:
- the LOC126803179 gene encoding PRA1 family protein F2-like, translated to MANHGPVQRPSTTISTSPPLPTAHPHELKDSTPRMKIEFTLLFPFNIPKSPASRIFRNLSYYRLYYILFIWIILFITLVPQRKLSLIFLIAMTALTCSLLAVMRLVPADSVVLQYKIIDRRLILVLLVIATMVELIVTEAAKHLFLTLACVTPVILVHAGFRVRDDVCVEEEASAAGELVPFVRHSEPKESDSV
- the LOC126803172 gene encoding dol-P-Man:Man(7)GlcNAc(2)-PP-Dol alpha-1,6-mannosyltransferase isoform X6, with protein sequence MSLLRMPKTCGLIARCIILSTLRFFRLQVREKFGRQVEAFFVILTATQFHLLFYCTRPLPNILALGAVNLAYGYWLKEKSYAALNCLIFATVILRCDILLLLCPVGLELLLTRSISFWKALKCCTLCALLCTGFTVFVDSIMWKRLLWPEFEVFWFNSVLNRSSEWGTHRFHWYFTSALPRSLLAAYPLFLLGIVLDRRVLPFTIPVFSFILLYSKLPHKELRFIISSIPIFNLSAAIAATRIYNNRKKTFWKFLYLIMLGLMFISLGCTAITFMASNENYPSGHALKHLHKIGHSGNRTEEIWVHIDTYSAMNGISRFCEHDFPWRYSKEEGIPKEELCQRNFKYLINEHPAINGFKCLSSVNGFSRVRRQIGFPPILLVKEPKVYIHGNVKHSHVLDKIWPGCS
- the LOC126803172 gene encoding dol-P-Man:Man(7)GlcNAc(2)-PP-Dol alpha-1,6-mannosyltransferase isoform X5; the protein is MSLLRMPKTCGLIARCIILSTLRFFRLQQVREKFGRQVEAFFVILTATQFHLLFYCTRPLPNILALGAVNLAYGYWLKEKSYAALNCLIFATVILRCDILLLLCPVGLELLLTRSISFWKALKCCTLCALLCTGFTVFVDSIMWKRLLWPEFEVFWFNSVLNRSSEWGTHRFHWYFTSALPRSLLAAYPLFLLGIVLDRRVLPFTIPVFSFILLYSKLPHKELRFIISSIPIFNLSAAIAATRIYNNRKKTFWKFLYLIMLGLMFISLGCTAITFMASNENYPSGHALKHLHKIGHSGNRTEEIWVHIDTYSAMNGISRFCEHDFPWRYSKEEGIPKEELCQRNFKYLINEHPAINGFKCLSSVNGFSRVRRQIGFPPILLVKEPKVYIHGNVKHSHVLDKIWPGCS